A single genomic interval of Daucus carota subsp. sativus chromosome 1, DH1 v3.0, whole genome shotgun sequence harbors:
- the LOC108196824 gene encoding uncharacterized protein LOC108196824 isoform X2, with product MDAEMKRGSQVPAFGSWDCNDEDLEFTQCFETAARTTSGGLLRYSYTGGECDDLYLSGDLYQNHIVTPAMIIVPRRHKEKGGYKNVKQGKKEKEEYGGYQVREATSRQGPPPPPARRNKAPPPPKPVDEDLYKISPDLLYARTKKKRGFGLFSCCMSPSGGF from the exons ATGGATGCT GAAATGAAGAGGGGGAGTCAAGTGCCTGCATTCGGGAGCTGGGATTGTAACGATGAGGATCTAGAGTTCACTCAGTGTTTCGAAACAGCGGCGAGGACTACTTCAGGGGGGCTGCTTCGCTATAGCTACACCGGTGGTGAGTGTGATGATCTCTATCTCTCCGGGGACTTGTACCAGAACCATATCGTAACCCCGGCCATGATCATTGTTCCACGCCGCCACAAA GAAAAGGGCGGATACAAAAATGTGAAACAGGGGAAGAAGGAGAAAGAGGAGTATGGTGGGTATCAAGTGAGAGAGGCAACAAGCCGTCAGGGACCACCACCACCGCCTGCCAGGAGAAACAaggcaccaccaccacctaagCCGGTGGATGAGGACCTGTACAAAATTTCACCAGATCTCCTCTATGCCCGAACCAAAAAA AAGAGGGGATTTGGACTATTTTCATGCTGCATGAGCCCAAGTGGTGGCTTCTGA
- the LOC108196824 gene encoding uncharacterized protein LOC108196824 isoform X1, translating to MDAEMKRGSQVPAFGSWDCNDEDLEFTQCFETAARTTSGGLLRYSYTGGECDDLYLSGDLYQNHIVTPAMIIVPRRHKQEKGGYKNVKQGKKEKEEYGGYQVREATSRQGPPPPPARRNKAPPPPKPVDEDLYKISPDLLYARTKKKRGFGLFSCCMSPSGGF from the exons ATGGATGCT GAAATGAAGAGGGGGAGTCAAGTGCCTGCATTCGGGAGCTGGGATTGTAACGATGAGGATCTAGAGTTCACTCAGTGTTTCGAAACAGCGGCGAGGACTACTTCAGGGGGGCTGCTTCGCTATAGCTACACCGGTGGTGAGTGTGATGATCTCTATCTCTCCGGGGACTTGTACCAGAACCATATCGTAACCCCGGCCATGATCATTGTTCCACGCCGCCACAAA CAGGAAAAGGGCGGATACAAAAATGTGAAACAGGGGAAGAAGGAGAAAGAGGAGTATGGTGGGTATCAAGTGAGAGAGGCAACAAGCCGTCAGGGACCACCACCACCGCCTGCCAGGAGAAACAaggcaccaccaccacctaagCCGGTGGATGAGGACCTGTACAAAATTTCACCAGATCTCCTCTATGCCCGAACCAAAAAA AAGAGGGGATTTGGACTATTTTCATGCTGCATGAGCCCAAGTGGTGGCTTCTGA
- the LOC108215098 gene encoding uncharacterized protein At5g48480 gives MAEEAVKNGDAHDVSKTVSFSAFKPQMFVEEGKVGDAVHFYKAAFGAQEVNHVTQTKRKADQELPLVVSAELKLGSTIFLVSDLSDHSSAMNKTGSNGLWFLLETDDIEGAIANAVKAGAVSEGEIEEGEGASPVGKVKDPYGVIWAITSPTIVKKMKKSEEEVQAA, from the exons GGCGGTCAAGAACGGAGATGCTCACGACGTGAGCAAGACGGTGTCGTTCTCGGCATTTAAGCCTCAGATGTTTGTAGAGGAAGGGAAAGTAGGTGATGCCGTACACTTCTATAAGGCCGCGTTTGGTGCTCAGGAGGTTAATCACGTCACTCAGACCAAGAGGAAGGCTGATCAAGAGCTCCCACTCGTTGTCTCTGCTGAGCTCAAACTCGGTTCCACCATTTTTCTTGTCTCTGACCTCTCAGATCACTCATCTGCAAT GAACAAAACTGGGAGCAATGGACTATGGTTCCTCCTGGAGACGGATGACATTGAAGGCGCCATAGCCAATGCTGTCAAGGCCGGTGCTGTTTCCGAGGGTGAAATCGAAGAGGGTGAAGGGGCATCGCCAGTGGGGAAAGTCAAGGACCCGTATGGCGTGATCTGGGCCATAACCTCTCCAACAATTGtcaagaagatgaagaagagcgAGGAGGAGGTGCAAGCAGCTTAA